Proteins encoded together in one Alteribacter keqinensis window:
- a CDS encoding M20 metallopeptidase family protein, with protein MKEIFQALENQFDEMVEIRRHLHKYPELSFEEVKTPHYIANYHEKLGLEVQTKVGGRGVVATLKGAHPGPVVALRADFDALPIEDAKDVEYRSTVPGVMHACGHDGHTATLLVLAKVLSSQQNELHGTIKFIHQHAEEQAPGGAIAMIEDGCMEGVDVVFGTHLWATEEIGKIQYNEGALMAAADRFELTIQGKGGHGAQPHDTKDSIVIGSQLVQSLQQIVSRRIDPLYPAVVSVGSFEAKNAFNVIADSAKLIGTVRTFDANVQEQIQEEIKKIAEGTALSTGADISFHYAKGYPALINHKDEARLAAQVLQSVDGVTEVEHAKPQMGGEDFSYYLHHAKGAFFFTGAKHPDTENPYPHHHPKFDFDERAMVIAAKSLATLAFHYVGADKKAVNV; from the coding sequence ATGAAAGAAATATTTCAGGCACTTGAAAACCAATTTGATGAAATGGTGGAGATCCGCCGCCATTTACACAAATACCCGGAGCTTTCCTTTGAGGAAGTAAAAACCCCGCACTACATTGCAAATTATCATGAAAAACTCGGTTTGGAAGTACAGACAAAAGTCGGCGGACGCGGGGTGGTTGCAACATTAAAAGGAGCTCACCCCGGCCCTGTTGTCGCTCTTCGCGCTGACTTTGATGCCCTCCCGATTGAAGATGCAAAAGATGTGGAATACCGGTCAACTGTCCCTGGCGTTATGCATGCCTGTGGTCATGACGGTCATACGGCAACCCTGCTCGTACTTGCTAAAGTGCTGTCCTCACAACAAAATGAACTCCATGGTACGATCAAATTTATTCATCAGCACGCTGAAGAGCAGGCTCCAGGCGGCGCCATTGCCATGATAGAAGACGGCTGCATGGAAGGTGTTGATGTTGTTTTCGGAACCCACCTGTGGGCCACTGAAGAAATCGGAAAGATTCAGTATAACGAAGGGGCGTTAATGGCAGCAGCTGACCGGTTCGAGCTTACCATTCAAGGAAAAGGCGGTCATGGCGCACAGCCCCATGATACGAAAGATTCTATTGTCATTGGTTCCCAGCTCGTACAATCCCTGCAGCAGATTGTAAGCAGACGGATTGATCCATTATATCCTGCTGTCGTGAGTGTCGGGTCTTTTGAAGCTAAAAATGCATTCAACGTTATTGCAGATTCCGCGAAACTTATCGGAACTGTCCGTACTTTTGATGCAAACGTCCAGGAGCAGATACAGGAAGAAATAAAGAAAATTGCTGAAGGGACTGCTCTGAGCACCGGTGCTGATATCTCTTTTCACTATGCTAAAGGATACCCTGCACTGATTAATCATAAAGATGAGGCCCGTCTGGCGGCACAGGTATTACAATCTGTTGATGGAGTCACTGAAGTGGAGCATGCCAAACCGCAAATGGGCGGCGAGGATTTCAGCTACTACCTTCACCACGCAAAGGGAGCTTTTTTCTTTACCGGCGCCAAGCATCCTGATACGGAAAACCCGTACCCTCATCACCACCCTAAGTTCGATTTCGATGAGAGGGCAATGGTAATTGCAGCGAAGTCACTTGCTACACTTGCTTTTCATTATGTAGGGGCTGACAAAAAAGCCGTGAATGTATAA
- a CDS encoding cytochrome c biogenesis CcdA family protein — MTINEVSFLSMWIALFAGVISFLSPCVFPLVPAFLAQLTGANINNNEIAADRKLILSRSIGFIIGFTSIFLVLGASSTFVGRIFIQNMTLLEQLGGIVIVLFGLQLTGVFSFSFLMKEKRFHQPKKAASFLRSISFGLVFAAAWSPCIGLVLGSILALASSSSTMWGGMTLLLIYSIGLGIPFLLAGLLYSKSLNKMRNVNRYLPVIQKSSGVVMIILGIMLFTGLFNRISAYLANYIPFGI; from the coding sequence ATGACTATAAATGAAGTTAGTTTTCTATCGATGTGGATTGCGCTTTTTGCAGGAGTTATTTCGTTTCTTTCTCCTTGTGTATTTCCACTCGTTCCCGCTTTTCTCGCCCAGCTCACCGGAGCGAATATAAATAATAACGAAATTGCAGCAGACCGGAAGTTAATCCTCTCCAGAAGTATTGGTTTCATCATCGGGTTTACGTCCATCTTCCTTGTGCTCGGTGCTTCTTCTACATTCGTGGGCCGGATCTTCATCCAGAATATGACTCTTTTAGAACAGCTGGGGGGCATCGTAATTGTCCTCTTCGGTCTTCAGCTTACAGGCGTATTCAGCTTTTCTTTCCTTATGAAAGAAAAGCGGTTTCACCAGCCGAAGAAGGCCGCAAGTTTTCTGAGATCCATTTCTTTCGGGCTTGTTTTTGCAGCAGCCTGGTCACCTTGTATCGGACTTGTGCTCGGATCTATCCTTGCCCTCGCTTCTTCAAGCAGCACAATGTGGGGTGGAATGACACTGCTTCTTATTTATTCAATAGGATTAGGCATTCCATTTTTACTGGCAGGTCTGTTATACTCTAAGTCATTAAACAAAATGCGAAATGTGAACCGCTATTTGCCTGTTATACAAAAATCGAGCGGAGTTGTTATGATTATCCTCGGAATTATGCTCTTCACAGGCCTGTTCAACCGCATTTCTGCGTACCTTGCAAACTATATTCCTTTTGGTATTTAA
- a CDS encoding type 1 glutamine amidotransferase domain-containing protein, translated as MSKIACVLTSMFEDSEYTSPVEEYEKGGHEIIVIGPEAGKSFEGKNGEVKVSADIAIEDANPNDYDALFIPGGFSPDILRADDRFVTFAKHFVLNDKPIFAICHGPQLLITADVLKGRKVTGFKSIQVDLKLAGANVFDEEVVVCGNLVTSRTPDDLPAFNRESAKLL; from the coding sequence ATGAGTAAAATTGCCTGTGTACTTACAAGTATGTTTGAAGATTCCGAGTATACCTCACCGGTAGAGGAGTATGAAAAAGGCGGTCATGAGATCATTGTGATTGGTCCTGAAGCGGGGAAAAGCTTTGAAGGGAAGAATGGGGAAGTAAAGGTGTCTGCGGACATAGCCATTGAAGATGCAAACCCAAACGATTATGACGCTCTGTTTATACCAGGAGGTTTTTCCCCGGATATCTTAAGAGCTGATGATCGCTTTGTTACTTTTGCAAAGCATTTTGTTCTCAATGACAAACCGATTTTTGCTATATGTCACGGCCCGCAGCTTCTGATTACAGCCGATGTACTCAAAGGAAGAAAAGTAACCGGTTTTAAATCGATACAAGTGGATCTGAAGCTTGCAGGAGCCAATGTGTTTGATGAAGAAGTAGTCGTTTGCGGCAATCTGGTTACGAGCCGGACACCTGATGATCTCCCGGCATTCAACCGCGAGAGTGCTAAATTACTATAA
- a CDS encoding transglycosylase domain-containing protein, with product MRRKRRIKKTITLAAMGLCIMIALGLTMYLSILIYGYYAIDNKKLVMNEASVLIDENGNEITKLFEENRQLVTKEEIPDHVKEAFIAVEDQRFYSHQGIDFRAIGRALYRDIAAGSKVEGGSTITQQLAKNTFLDHEKTFMRKTKEVLIAVNLESRYSKEDILEMYLNRIYFGHGAHGIQAASEMYFNKHVSELTVDEGALLAALPKGPNAYSPINNPERSKQRRDLVLALMERQGYLTANETVRLQGKTIPETTHTITRDPAYASYVDLVLEEAQERFSLSQEEVLRGGYTIVVPMDKDMQKVSYEQFRDDQFFPEGGAEQEVEGAFVLLDNESGGVIAAQGGRDYTSQGLNRVNSKRQPGSTFKIPGVYAPALETGEFTPYSLLENEENVDFSGYTVQNAGGKYSENLSMYDAIRHSANVPAVSVLDQIGLSASKAYLERQQVELDDDGLAVALGGLHQGVSTIELASLYVPFSNGGTYYEPYYIETILDRNDEEVTGSDLFSEEVLTAQNAWHLTRMLEAVVTEGTATAGEYDGALAGKTGTTSFTGAEGAARDLWFTAYTPAFTGALWMGYDNTNENHYLTDSSAVPVTLFKSVLSKAAQTGIMENHAFELPEGLEDLEEPIRFVDIHDLNAEIAVSWSGAHVELNWTKSDDERLHYRIYEIEGTSMKEVGTVVGESRFTVKRVNPFSTNEYVVVPYSPQTQLEGPPSNHTEVSWSLFSRDAS from the coding sequence TTGAGAAGAAAACGGAGAATCAAAAAGACCATAACGCTTGCGGCGATGGGGCTCTGCATCATGATTGCACTGGGACTGACAATGTACTTATCCATACTTATATACGGATATTATGCCATCGATAATAAAAAGCTTGTTATGAATGAAGCAAGTGTACTCATAGATGAAAACGGCAATGAAATTACGAAACTGTTTGAAGAGAACAGGCAGCTTGTAACAAAAGAAGAAATTCCCGATCATGTAAAGGAAGCTTTTATAGCTGTGGAAGACCAGCGTTTTTACAGCCATCAGGGTATTGACTTCAGAGCAATCGGACGAGCTTTATACCGTGATATTGCAGCCGGAAGCAAAGTGGAAGGCGGAAGCACAATTACACAGCAGCTTGCCAAAAACACATTCCTTGATCATGAAAAGACATTTATGAGAAAAACGAAGGAAGTTCTCATTGCTGTCAACCTTGAGTCCCGCTATTCAAAGGAAGATATTCTGGAAATGTACTTGAACAGAATCTATTTCGGACATGGGGCCCATGGGATTCAGGCAGCAAGTGAGATGTATTTTAACAAGCATGTGAGTGAGCTTACCGTAGATGAGGGGGCGCTGCTGGCAGCACTTCCGAAAGGGCCGAATGCCTACTCACCAATTAACAATCCTGAAAGAAGCAAACAGCGAAGGGACCTTGTTCTCGCCTTAATGGAAAGACAAGGGTACTTAACGGCAAATGAAACGGTCCGCCTTCAAGGAAAAACCATTCCCGAGACAACACACACAATAACAAGGGATCCCGCCTACGCTTCCTATGTGGACCTTGTACTGGAAGAAGCACAGGAACGGTTCAGCCTCTCACAGGAGGAAGTATTAAGAGGAGGCTATACCATTGTCGTCCCGATGGATAAAGATATGCAGAAAGTGTCCTATGAACAATTCCGGGACGATCAGTTCTTTCCGGAAGGCGGGGCTGAACAGGAAGTCGAGGGAGCCTTTGTCCTTCTTGATAATGAATCAGGCGGCGTTATTGCTGCTCAGGGAGGTCGGGATTACACGAGCCAGGGGCTGAACCGGGTAAATTCAAAAAGACAGCCGGGTTCGACTTTTAAAATTCCAGGTGTCTATGCCCCTGCCCTTGAGACCGGGGAGTTTACACCGTACAGTCTTCTCGAAAATGAAGAAAATGTGGACTTTAGCGGGTATACGGTGCAAAACGCAGGAGGCAAGTATTCAGAAAACCTGAGTATGTATGACGCAATCAGACATTCAGCAAACGTACCAGCGGTATCTGTTCTTGACCAGATTGGCCTATCCGCTTCGAAGGCATATTTGGAAAGACAGCAGGTTGAACTGGATGATGATGGACTGGCTGTGGCGTTGGGGGGACTCCATCAGGGGGTAAGTACGATTGAACTGGCATCCCTATACGTTCCTTTCTCCAATGGGGGAACCTATTATGAACCATACTATATCGAAACCATTCTCGATCGTAACGATGAAGAAGTTACGGGATCGGACCTCTTTAGTGAAGAAGTGTTAACAGCACAAAACGCATGGCACCTTACCCGTATGCTGGAAGCAGTCGTAACTGAAGGGACGGCGACGGCAGGTGAATATGACGGAGCTCTTGCGGGGAAAACAGGGACAACTTCTTTTACAGGTGCAGAGGGGGCTGCGAGAGACTTGTGGTTCACAGCCTATACACCGGCGTTCACCGGTGCTCTGTGGATGGGGTATGACAATACGAATGAAAATCATTACCTTACCGACTCCAGTGCTGTGCCGGTTACCCTTTTTAAATCAGTGCTTTCAAAAGCAGCTCAGACAGGAATCATGGAAAACCATGCATTTGAACTGCCTGAAGGACTGGAAGACCTTGAAGAGCCGATTCGTTTTGTTGATATTCACGACCTTAATGCCGAAATAGCCGTGAGCTGGAGCGGTGCTCATGTTGAGCTCAACTGGACAAAAAGTGACGATGAGAGGCTGCACTACCGCATTTATGAAATCGAAGGGACCAGTATGAAAGAAGTAGGAACAGTCGTTGGGGAAAGCCGATTTACTGTAAAACGTGTGAATCCTTTCTCTACTAATGAGTATGTGGTCGTTCCATACAGTCCTCAGACACAGCTTGAAGGACCGCCTTCAAATCATACAGAAGTAAGCTGGAGTCTCTTTTCCAGGGACGCATCATAA
- a CDS encoding GerAB/ArcD/ProY family transporter, with translation MKTQSSDHYTMSPLELSVTHVSFTIGAGILTLPRALVSVLESSFGWISILFCGLLMALFVTGIVLLHKRLAKESLFDYFERSRHLKWLGKVFSLAFFVYFLSFFSIEGRILANVVHIYLLNQTPSEVIFLMMLLATTYACSKGIEGIVHISLMYFPFVILVLGIVVFMNLGNFEVNELRPFIGSEVVRAFDIRHLFYFFLGFEIFFFLLKYVNPLDATGKKQKKNKPLKIYLAGVLVVVLLYSAVSVFSFGVLTVEATKILPFPTIELSKEVEVLEGLIERLEPLVIVMWIMTIFNTMAILQFIAADLFHSQWTPKSNANTIAFIFGLLSFILSFSPDSLMQVLSVSNWVGYGGIGIITLLLITGFAVVKKNNRTTKGPPSETTPGSEMNG, from the coding sequence ATGAAAACACAATCATCCGATCATTACACGATGTCTCCTTTAGAATTATCTGTGACTCATGTTTCTTTTACCATCGGAGCAGGTATTCTGACTCTGCCTCGAGCACTGGTTTCAGTGTTGGAGAGCTCTTTCGGGTGGATATCCATACTGTTTTGCGGGTTATTGATGGCTTTGTTTGTGACGGGGATTGTCCTCCTTCACAAGCGCCTTGCAAAAGAATCTCTGTTTGACTATTTTGAGCGGTCCCGTCACTTGAAGTGGCTCGGAAAAGTATTCTCTCTGGCCTTTTTCGTCTATTTTCTTTCCTTTTTTTCTATTGAAGGGCGTATTCTTGCAAACGTTGTTCACATCTATCTTCTCAATCAGACGCCTTCAGAAGTCATCTTTCTCATGATGCTTCTTGCAACGACTTACGCCTGCAGTAAGGGAATTGAAGGAATTGTTCACATCAGCCTGATGTATTTTCCTTTTGTGATTCTGGTACTCGGTATTGTTGTATTCATGAACTTGGGAAACTTTGAAGTAAATGAGCTCAGGCCCTTCATAGGGAGTGAAGTTGTCCGAGCGTTTGATATCAGGCATTTATTTTACTTTTTTCTCGGGTTTGAAATCTTTTTCTTTCTCCTCAAGTATGTAAACCCCCTTGATGCCACCGGGAAAAAGCAAAAGAAGAATAAACCTCTTAAGATTTATTTGGCAGGAGTACTGGTGGTTGTACTTCTATATTCTGCAGTTTCCGTTTTCTCGTTTGGGGTTCTTACAGTCGAAGCTACAAAGATACTTCCGTTCCCAACCATTGAATTATCAAAAGAAGTGGAGGTCCTGGAGGGATTGATTGAGCGCCTTGAGCCCCTTGTGATTGTGATGTGGATCATGACTATTTTTAACACAATGGCCATCCTTCAGTTTATTGCTGCTGACCTTTTCCATTCACAATGGACGCCGAAAAGTAACGCCAACACCATTGCCTTTATTTTTGGGCTTTTGTCGTTCATACTCAGCTTTTCTCCTGACTCACTGATGCAGGTGCTGTCTGTTTCCAACTGGGTCGGGTACGGGGGGATTGGAATCATTACGCTGCTTTTGATTACAGGGTTTGCTGTGGTTAAAAAGAATAATCGAACCACTAAAGGCCCTCCATCTGAAACCACCCCCGGGAGTGAGATGAATGGGTAA
- a CDS encoding Ger(x)C family spore germination protein produces MGKKLIVINVLLLLLSGCWDRTEIEELGFVISAAVNSVDEESEEFERGTDKLATTYQIAIPGRMAGGAEETESSEKPFFTIKTTEKTNFSSNRNIPSRRSRRLTFEHLKVLLLDDDLVQQDMLKYTLDFYIRDHAMRRNTEIFVVEGEADEVLYDDRPPDPLTGLALQRIVENDSSNLSMIEKSTISDITNSLLSKSSFVVPRIIERQDTSYWIRGGAIFNGDGEYGGWLTDEMAVGYNILVGDMKNGIVQTSLDNPEEMFVFETGRMRASVDVQAGKENTPVVYNVSLKAEGALVESWIEREDSVTQESFREMEGAIEKYMVSQAEAFIEKVQGELFLDFIGFSEKLRIQEFDLWRQLKDEWEGPEGHFKDVEINISADARIRHFMTKERAF; encoded by the coding sequence ATGGGTAAAAAGCTGATCGTCATTAATGTGTTGCTCCTGTTGCTTTCAGGGTGCTGGGACAGAACGGAAATTGAAGAATTGGGCTTTGTTATATCCGCAGCTGTAAACAGTGTGGACGAGGAATCTGAGGAATTTGAGCGCGGTACAGATAAGCTTGCTACAACCTATCAAATTGCCATACCAGGGCGGATGGCTGGAGGTGCAGAAGAAACAGAAAGTAGTGAAAAGCCGTTTTTCACAATAAAAACAACGGAGAAGACAAACTTCAGCTCAAACAGAAATATTCCTTCACGCAGGAGCCGTCGGCTGACTTTTGAACATTTGAAGGTCCTTCTTCTGGATGATGATCTGGTTCAACAAGATATGCTGAAATATACGCTTGATTTTTATATACGAGATCACGCAATGCGAAGAAATACAGAGATTTTCGTAGTCGAAGGAGAGGCTGACGAAGTGCTGTATGATGACCGGCCCCCTGACCCTCTGACTGGACTTGCTCTTCAAAGAATAGTGGAAAATGATAGTAGCAACTTGTCCATGATCGAGAAATCAACCATTTCAGACATCACGAACAGCCTTCTGTCCAAAAGCAGTTTTGTGGTGCCCAGAATCATTGAAAGACAGGATACCTCCTATTGGATAAGGGGGGGAGCGATTTTCAATGGAGATGGTGAATATGGAGGGTGGCTTACGGATGAGATGGCCGTTGGCTATAACATACTAGTAGGGGATATGAAAAATGGAATTGTACAAACGTCTCTCGACAACCCAGAAGAAATGTTTGTATTTGAAACAGGGAGAATGAGGGCTTCAGTGGATGTGCAGGCAGGTAAAGAGAATACTCCCGTTGTATACAATGTGAGTCTTAAAGCTGAGGGAGCACTGGTAGAGAGCTGGATCGAAAGGGAAGATTCTGTAACTCAGGAAAGCTTCAGAGAGATGGAAGGAGCCATAGAAAAATACATGGTTTCACAAGCAGAAGCATTTATTGAAAAAGTACAGGGAGAACTATTTCTTGACTTCATAGGGTTCAGTGAAAAACTCAGGATTCAGGAGTTTGATCTGTGGCGGCAGTTGAAAGATGAGTGGGAAGGTCCTGAAGGGCATTTTAAGGATGTAGAAATTAATATCTCAGCAGATGCACGAATCCGCCACTTTATGACAAAAGAACGGGCTTTTTAA
- a CDS encoding spore germination protein: MFKKLFKKLNEDNVRASDEYDIQITDNLDETKETLDKIIAESDDVVVKEFRIAKKRRAIVYTIDGMTNMYALEQGVIRPLINFNEELPKEKNDKKFIEKIMQDTILFAEAETTESIDEAILGFMSGQSLLAIDGVRTFFIIDARQFEQRGLSEPQSEILVRGPREGFNEVLHTNVMLVRRRVRDPNFVCQFGQIGRRSKRDFALMYIKGIVDPKLVDEMRYRLSCIDTDDTEESGNIEQLVEDNVLSPFPQVLRTERPDKTVSSLMNGGVVVSLDGTPFALLAPVTLQFLFKSPEDNYDRWQIGTLVRLLRYVAAFIALFLPAIYIAMVSYHPGMIPTLLAVSIAGTREGVPFPSFIEAFAMEFTLELLREAGIRLPRPIGQTIGIVGGLVIGDAAVRAGIVSPIMIIVVALTAISSFSLPSYNVSITFRMLRFALMIIAAGFGLYGIVIGFIFITIHLSSLKSFGNYYMSPFAPIRIRDWADLFYKSPLSGQKKRPQVPNTYDDTKSNWTK, translated from the coding sequence TTGTTTAAGAAACTGTTTAAAAAGCTGAATGAAGATAATGTCAGAGCAAGCGATGAATATGATATCCAGATAACTGATAACCTTGACGAAACAAAAGAGACCCTCGATAAGATCATAGCAGAAAGCGATGATGTCGTAGTTAAGGAATTCAGGATTGCCAAAAAGCGCAGAGCGATAGTATACACGATTGACGGAATGACGAACATGTACGCACTTGAGCAAGGTGTAATCCGGCCTCTGATAAACTTCAATGAAGAACTTCCCAAAGAAAAGAACGACAAGAAGTTTATCGAGAAAATAATGCAGGATACCATTTTGTTTGCCGAGGCTGAAACCACAGAAAGCATTGACGAAGCAATTCTTGGATTTATGAGCGGTCAGTCACTCCTTGCAATCGACGGCGTTCGCACATTTTTCATTATCGATGCCCGCCAGTTTGAACAGAGGGGGCTTTCAGAACCTCAAAGTGAAATTCTTGTACGGGGGCCGAGAGAAGGATTTAATGAAGTTCTTCATACGAATGTCATGCTTGTAAGACGGCGTGTGAGGGATCCGAATTTCGTCTGTCAGTTTGGGCAGATCGGCCGACGGTCGAAACGTGATTTTGCCCTTATGTATATAAAAGGAATTGTTGACCCTAAACTTGTAGATGAAATGAGGTACCGACTTTCATGTATTGACACGGACGATACAGAGGAGTCAGGAAATATCGAACAGCTGGTCGAAGACAATGTACTTTCGCCCTTTCCGCAGGTTCTCAGAACAGAGCGGCCGGATAAAACAGTGAGTTCGCTCATGAACGGGGGCGTTGTCGTGTCTCTGGATGGGACACCGTTTGCCCTTCTTGCTCCGGTGACATTACAGTTCCTGTTTAAATCACCGGAAGATAATTATGACCGATGGCAGATTGGGACGCTTGTTCGCCTGCTCCGTTATGTCGCAGCGTTTATTGCGCTGTTTCTGCCAGCCATATACATCGCGATGGTTTCTTATCATCCGGGTATGATACCGACATTACTTGCTGTTTCCATAGCCGGAACCCGGGAGGGTGTTCCTTTTCCATCTTTTATTGAAGCCTTTGCCATGGAGTTTACCCTTGAACTTTTAAGGGAAGCGGGGATAAGATTGCCAAGGCCGATCGGTCAGACAATCGGGATCGTAGGCGGGCTTGTTATCGGTGATGCCGCCGTCAGGGCAGGGATCGTAAGCCCGATTATGATTATTGTTGTGGCACTTACAGCCATTTCATCTTTTTCACTCCCATCCTATAACGTCAGTATTACGTTTCGGATGCTTCGTTTTGCGTTAATGATTATAGCTGCAGGATTTGGGTTGTATGGTATTGTTATCGGTTTTATCTTTATTACTATTCACCTTTCAAGTTTGAAAAGTTTTGGGAACTACTATATGAGTCCGTTTGCTCCTATCCGGATCAGAGACTGGGCAGATTTATTTTACAAAAGCCCCCTTTCAGGCCAGAAGAAACGGCCGCAGGTACCAAATACGTATGACGATACAAAAAGTAACTGGACAAAGTAG
- the hemE gene encoding uroporphyrinogen decarboxylase, translating into MFNDRFLKAARKEEVDHIPVWYMRQAGRSQPEYRKIKEKYSLEEITKQPELCARVTKLPVDQYDNDAAILYKDIMTPLPALGVDVEIKKGIGPVIYNPIESMKDVERLGEINAPEDVPYVLETIKLLREQLNVPLIGFSGAPFTLSSYMIEGGPSKNYNKTKAMMYSQPEAWFKLMDKLGDMVIAYTKAQVDAGAQAIQIFDSWVGALNINDYRMFVKPVMERIFTEIQKTNVPVITFGVGARHLTKDWHDLPVDVVGLDWRYPIAEARKDGITKTVQGNLDPSILLAPWDVIEERAREVLDQGLEQPGFIFNLGHGVFPEIKPETLKRLTRFVHEYSADKLSKSN; encoded by the coding sequence ATGTTTAATGATCGGTTTTTAAAAGCTGCAAGAAAAGAAGAAGTGGACCACATACCAGTCTGGTATATGAGACAGGCAGGAAGGTCCCAGCCGGAATACCGCAAAATTAAAGAGAAGTATTCATTGGAAGAAATTACGAAACAGCCCGAACTCTGTGCCCGGGTCACGAAGCTCCCTGTGGACCAGTACGATAACGATGCTGCGATCCTCTATAAAGACATTATGACTCCTCTTCCTGCTCTCGGTGTGGATGTGGAAATTAAAAAAGGTATAGGCCCGGTAATTTACAATCCGATAGAATCAATGAAAGACGTTGAGCGTCTTGGTGAAATTAATGCGCCAGAGGATGTCCCATACGTTCTTGAGACCATTAAACTTCTCCGTGAACAGCTGAATGTTCCATTAATTGGTTTCAGTGGGGCTCCGTTTACACTGTCGAGCTATATGATTGAAGGCGGTCCGTCCAAAAACTATAATAAAACAAAAGCAATGATGTACAGCCAGCCGGAAGCATGGTTCAAACTTATGGACAAACTCGGTGATATGGTTATTGCCTATACGAAAGCACAGGTAGATGCCGGTGCACAGGCGATCCAGATCTTTGACTCCTGGGTAGGTGCGCTTAATATTAACGACTACCGCATGTTTGTTAAGCCGGTAATGGAACGGATCTTCACAGAGATTCAAAAAACAAATGTACCGGTTATTACATTTGGTGTCGGAGCCCGTCACCTGACGAAAGACTGGCATGATCTTCCCGTTGACGTAGTTGGCCTTGACTGGCGTTACCCGATTGCTGAAGCAAGAAAAGACGGTATTACAAAAACCGTTCAGGGTAACCTTGATCCATCGATCCTTCTTGCTCCATGGGATGTTATTGAAGAAAGAGCCCGTGAAGTACTGGATCAGGGTCTTGAGCAGCCAGGTTTTATCTTTAACCTTGGTCACGGTGTATTCCCGGAAATCAAGCCGGAAACATTAAAGCGCCTGACCCGCTTTGTCCATGAGTATTCAGCAGACAAACTATCCAAATCAAACTAA
- the hemH gene encoding ferrochelatase, with protein MKEKYGLLVMAYGTPRSLDEVEPYYTHIRRGRKPSEEALNDLTERYEAIGGISPLAKITDEQTEKLEAELNKRFSDCEFRAYQGLKHIDPFIEDAVHQMKEDGIKKAVSIVLAPHYSTFSVKSYNGRAKEESEKIDGPVISSVESWYDEPKFIDYWVDQVKKTMDSMDDAERGKSVVIFSAHSLPEKILQNGDPYPDQLKETARLIAEKAGIKNYEIGWQSEGNTPDPWIGPDVQDLTRDLYEKEGYEAFVYCPVGFVADHLEVLYDNDFECKVVTDELGVSYYRPEMPNAKPEFIDCLATVIEEKLKETDR; from the coding sequence ATGAAAGAAAAATACGGTTTGCTCGTAATGGCTTACGGTACTCCTAGAAGTTTAGACGAAGTAGAGCCTTATTACACACATATCCGGCGTGGGAGAAAGCCTTCAGAAGAGGCTCTTAATGACCTTACAGAGCGCTATGAAGCTATCGGCGGAATTTCTCCACTCGCAAAAATTACGGATGAACAGACAGAAAAGCTCGAAGCAGAATTGAATAAACGTTTCAGTGACTGCGAGTTTAGAGCGTATCAGGGTCTGAAACATATCGATCCTTTTATTGAGGACGCAGTGCATCAGATGAAAGAAGACGGAATTAAAAAAGCGGTCAGTATTGTGCTGGCGCCTCATTATTCCACGTTTAGTGTAAAATCTTATAACGGCCGTGCAAAAGAAGAATCAGAGAAAATCGACGGCCCGGTGATCTCAAGCGTGGAAAGCTGGTATGATGAGCCTAAGTTTATCGATTACTGGGTTGATCAGGTGAAAAAAACAATGGACTCTATGGACGATGCTGAACGTGGAAAGAGTGTTGTCATCTTCTCGGCACACAGCCTGCCGGAAAAAATTCTTCAAAACGGTGATCCTTACCCGGATCAGCTTAAGGAAACCGCGAGATTGATTGCTGAGAAAGCAGGAATTAAGAATTATGAGATCGGATGGCAGAGTGAAGGGAATACTCCTGATCCTTGGATTGGACCTGACGTTCAGGATTTAACCCGTGACCTCTATGAAAAAGAAGGCTACGAAGCGTTTGTATACTGTCCTGTAGGATTTGTAGCCGACCACCTCGAGGTTCTGTATGATAACGATTTCGAATGTAAAGTCGTTACAGACGAACTGGGCGTGTCCTACTATCGTCCGGAAATGCCGAATGCTAAGCCGGAATTCATAGATTGCCTGGCTACAGTGATTGAAGAAAAATTAAAAGAGACAGACCGTTAA